The following are encoded in a window of Panicum virgatum strain AP13 chromosome 5N, P.virgatum_v5, whole genome shotgun sequence genomic DNA:
- the LOC120672196 gene encoding protein NRT1/ PTR FAMILY 8.3-like: MEAGDAMERGEQRGPLLPESHGPKIQDDSLQVPLLKDKKRAGSKAPAVVLGFECLESTAFSGISSNLVVYLETVLHGSNLASASKVTTWFGTSYLTPIFGAIIADTFLGNYNTILVSLAVYVLGMMFVTFSAFLPTAAVLGGSSVLGAQTVAFVGLYLVAIGSGGVRSSLLPFGAEQFDDDNATDRESKGSFFSWFYLCVDFGPIVSGLFIVWIQNNVSWGLGFGISTACIALAFGAFVLATPMYKRRMPTGTPLKRLSQVIVAACRKITLRVPADAGMLYEVSDKVDNQPKIEHTGEFSFLDKAAIITESDFEDITEEAGSSWKLCTVTQVEELKILLRLLPIWATSIIMSSAYAQMNTTFIQQGSVMNMSILSVSVPAASMGSFEVTCVLTWVLLYSKVIAPAVRSLSSNGNGEPSQLQRMGAGRLLMALAMAVSALVEMKRLDSAARGEQITIAWQIPQYFFLAGAEVFCYIAQLEFFYAEAPDTMKSTCTSLALLTIALGSYLSSFIYAIVAAFTTTADSPGWICDDLNQGHLDYFFWTMATMCTLNFVVYSGFAKNYKLKTVVS, from the exons ATGGAGGCGGGGGACGCCATGGAGAGGGGCGAGCAGCGCGGGCCGCTCCTGCCCGAG AGCCATGGGCCAAAGATTCAGGACGACAGCCTGCAAGTGCCGCTCTTGAAGGATAAAAAACGCGCAGGCAGCAAGGCACCAGCAGTTGTTCTAG GGTTCGAGTGCCTGGAGAGCACCGCGTTCAGTGGCATCTCGTCGAACCTGGTCGTGTACCTGGAGACCGTCCTCCATGGCAGCAACCTGGCCAGCGCCTCAAAAGTCACGACGTGGTTCGGCACCAGCTACCTCACCCCGATCTTCGGCGCCATCATCGCGGACACCTTCTTGGGcaactacaacaccattctcgTCTCCCTCGCTGTCTACGTTCTT GGGATGATGTTCGTGACCTTCTCGGCGTTCCTGCCCACGGCTGCGGTGCTGGGCGGCTCCTCGGTGTTGGGTGCCCAAACCGTGGCGTTCGTCGGGCTGTACCTCGTCGCGATCGGGAGCGGCGGGGTGCGGTCGTCGCTGCTGCCGTTCGGCGCGGAGCAGTTCGATGACGACAACGCGACGGACCGGGAGAGCAAGGGGTCCTTCTTCAGCTGGTTCTACCTCTGCGTCGACTTCGGCCCGATCGTCTCCGGCCTGTTCATCGTGTGGATCCAGAACAACGTCAGCTGGGGCCTCGGCTTCGGCATCTCCACCGCTTGCATCGCGCTCGCCTTCGGTGCCTTCGTGCTCGCCACGCCCATGTACAAGCGCCGCATGCCCACCGGCACGCCGCTCAAGCGTCTAAGCCAGGTCATCGTTGCCGCCTGCCGGAAGATCACCCTCAGGGTGCCCGCCGATGCAGGTATGCTCTACGAGGTCAGCGACAAGGTGGATAACCAGCCCAAGATCGAACACACAGGCGAGTTCTCATTCCTCGACAAGGCGGCCATCATCACCGAGTCAGACTTTGAGGACATAACCGAGGAGGCCGGGTCGTCCTGGAAGCTCTGCACCGTGACGCAGGTGGAGGAGCTCAAGATCTTGCTGCGGCTCCTGCCAATCTGGGCCACCAGCATCATCATGTCCTCGGCGTACGCGCAGATGAACACCACCTTCATCCAGCAGGGCAGCGTCATGAACATGTCCATCCTGTCGGTGTCCGTGCCGGCGGCGTCGATGGGCTCGTTCGAGGTGACCTGCGTCCTGACATGGGTGCTGCTCTACAGCAAGGTGATCGCGCCGGCTGTGAGGAGCTTATCCTCTAATGGCAACGGCGAGCCGTCGCAGCTGCAGCGCATGGGCGCCGGACGGCTCCTCATGGCTCTGGCCATGGCGGTCTCGGCGCTCGTGGAGATGAAGCGGCTCGACAGCGCGGCACGCGGAGAGCAGATCACCATCGCGTGGCAGATCCCGCAGTATTTCTTCCTCGCAGGCGCGGAGGTGTTCTGCTACATCGCGCAGCTGGAGTTCTTCTACGCCGAGGCGCCGGACACCATGAAGAGCACCTGCACGTCGCTGGCTCTGCTCACCATCGCGCTGGGGAGCTACCTGAGCTCTTTCATCTACGCTATTGTTGCGGCGTTCACGACCACGGCGGacagtcccgggtggatctgcGACGACCTCAATCAGGGACACCTCGACTACTTCTTCTGGACCATGGCCACCATGTGCACGCTCAACTTCGTTGTGTACAGCGGCTTCGCCAAGAACTACAAGCTCAAGACGGTGGTCTCATGA